In one Apium graveolens cultivar Ventura unplaced genomic scaffold, ASM990537v1 ctg4688, whole genome shotgun sequence genomic region, the following are encoded:
- the LOC141702144 gene encoding uncharacterized protein LOC141702144 isoform X3, producing MVWNLKIAADAILLFHIFCGLSRPSDFAGNLKVHKEHEGQERVAELVKAQLPRVKKRTYWSLIVYVCRWKFRLRHLLMSISSKIIWLVIDEKRTHTFARLHFIPRKGDPTPVVDTRRVES from the exons ATGGTTT GGAACCTTAAAATTGCTGCAGATGCAATCCTCCTGTTTCATATTTTTTGTGGATTGTCAAGGCCTTCTGATTTTGCAGGGAACCTCAAAGTTCACAAAGAACATGAG GGTCAAGAGCGAGTTGCCGAATTGGTAAAAGCACAATTACCTCGAGTTAAG AAGAGAACATACTGGAGTTTAATTGTCTATGTCTGCCGTTGGAAGTTTCGTTTAAGGCATCTGCTCATGTCGATAAGCTCAAAGATCATATGGTTGGTTATTGATGAGAAGAGAACACACACTTTCGCAAGGCTGCATTTTATTCCAAGAAAAGGG GATCCCACTCCAGTGGTTGACACAAGGCGGGTTGAGTCATGA
- the LOC141702144 gene encoding uncharacterized protein LOC141702144 isoform X1 has protein sequence MVWNLKIAADAILLFHIFCGLSRPSDFAGNLKVHKEHEGQERVAELVKAQLPRVKKRTYWSLIVYVCRWKFRLRHLLMSISSKIIWLVIDEKRTHTFARLHFIPRKGVKLPPPLVFTTFYIKMYIHASYPPHDRR, from the exons ATGGTTT GGAACCTTAAAATTGCTGCAGATGCAATCCTCCTGTTTCATATTTTTTGTGGATTGTCAAGGCCTTCTGATTTTGCAGGGAACCTCAAAGTTCACAAAGAACATGAG GGTCAAGAGCGAGTTGCCGAATTGGTAAAAGCACAATTACCTCGAGTTAAG AAGAGAACATACTGGAGTTTAATTGTCTATGTCTGCCGTTGGAAGTTTCGTTTAAGGCATCTGCTCATGTCGATAAGCTCAAAGATCATATGGTTGGTTATTGATGAGAAGAGAACACACACTTTCGCAAGGCTGCATTTTATTCCAAGAAAAGGGGTCAAGTTACCTCCGCCTCTTGTTTTTACGACTTTTTATATTAAAATGTATATCCATGCATCTTATCCCCCACACGACAGAAGGTAG
- the LOC141702144 gene encoding uncharacterized protein LOC141702144 isoform X2, with product MVWNLKIAADAILLFHIFCGLSRPSDFAGNLKVHKEHEGQERVAELVKAQLPRVKRTYWSLIVYVCRWKFRLRHLLMSISSKIIWLVIDEKRTHTFARLHFIPRKGVKLPPPLVFTTFYIKMYIHASYPPHDRR from the exons ATGGTTT GGAACCTTAAAATTGCTGCAGATGCAATCCTCCTGTTTCATATTTTTTGTGGATTGTCAAGGCCTTCTGATTTTGCAGGGAACCTCAAAGTTCACAAAGAACATGAG GGTCAAGAGCGAGTTGCCGAATTGGTAAAAGCACAATTACCTCGAGTTAAG AGAACATACTGGAGTTTAATTGTCTATGTCTGCCGTTGGAAGTTTCGTTTAAGGCATCTGCTCATGTCGATAAGCTCAAAGATCATATGGTTGGTTATTGATGAGAAGAGAACACACACTTTCGCAAGGCTGCATTTTATTCCAAGAAAAGGGGTCAAGTTACCTCCGCCTCTTGTTTTTACGACTTTTTATATTAAAATGTATATCCATGCATCTTATCCCCCACACGACAGAAGGTAG